The DNA region gactgcttccatgccatAGACCAGGGAGTACGGAGTTGCCCCGGTGGAAGTTCGGATAGATGTTCGATATGCTAAGAGCGCaaaagggagcatctcgtgccaatccttgtagatcatcgtcattttctcgatgatcctcttgatgtttttgttcgcagcctccactgcaccgttcatttggggacggtatggcGTGGAGTTGCGATGGTGTATTTTGAATCGCTCACAAAGTTCGTTAATGATCCTattgttcaagttcttggcattgtcggtgatgattgTCTCGGGGACTCCATATCGGGTGACCGAAGCGAGCGTTATGGCCTcaatccacttggtgaagtagtcgattgccaccaaaatgaacagatgtccgttggatgctttgggacTGATAGGGCCAATCACATCGATTGCCTTCATTAAAAAGAGCCACGGGGCTGCCATCGGGCGTAGCTCATTGGGGGatgctttgatctgatcgacGTAAACCTGGCACAAGAGGCAGTGTCTGACGTGTTTGGTGCAGTCggcctccatggtggaccagaagtaACCCGGGCGCATGAGTTTGTTGGTGAACATAAGACTGctcatgtgaggtccgcaaCTCCCTTCATGTATCTCTTCCATGAGGCATTGTGCCTCGTTTTCGTCGACACACAAgagtagtgtggcgtcgaaGGAACGGCTGTAAAGAGTCTCTCTGCTCAGGAAGTAATGCGCCGCGAGTCGCCGAAGTGTTTTCCTGTCCCGATGGTTGGCAAATGTCGGGTATTGGCAGGtttacaaaaaatatttgatgtcttcgtaccatgaCTGCTCATCGGTCGCCTGGATTGTGTCATAGTAAGCCGGACCTTTGGCAATCTCGATCTCAAGTGCCCTCCATTGATGCCAGTGTTGCAAGTGTGTCTGCAAACTGGTTCTTGATGCGCGACGTGTAtgtgaatgagattttcttGAAGTTCTTCACTAACTCCTCGAGATACTCGTGGTATGGTACTAGTTTCGCGTCTTTCGTTTTCCATTGTCCCAGaatttggaagattgtgagcattgaATCCCCGAACACTTTTacctccttcaccttgaaatcgATCGCCGTCGGCAGgccaaggatgcatgccttgtattcggccacgttgttagtgcaggggaaatcaacTTTCATTGCAATCGGATAATAgcgtccgtccggggatatcagcactgcgccgataccagaaCCAGTGGAATTCACTGCAccgtcgaagtacatcttccacgcGGTCCCATCCTCCTTTTCGTCCACTTGGAGGATCTCTTCGTCTTGAAAGTCGGAAttgatcggtgtgtcatcCTCAATCGGAAACTCCGCTAAATGgtctgcaattgcttgcccTTTGACTGATGTGCTGGACACgtactcgatgtcgtactctGTCAGCTGACAGCGCCACTTTGCAATGTTCCTCATGAAGGACGGGCTACCAAGTAGAtatttcaggggatccgctttCGACAGCAAGCGGATAATGTGGTAGAGAGGGTACTGCCgaagtctctgcatgacccacaccagtgCACAACACATCTTCTTGATCTCCGAgtaattggattccccttcagtgaactacTTGCTCAGGTAGTAAACGGCATGTTCTGCTCGCGTGGACTCGTCCtcttgccctaacatgcacccCAAGGATTGTCGGCGCACCATCAGGTAAAGAATGGGAGGTCGACccggtgtaggcgggaccaatactGGTGGCTGATCTAAGTACGCCTTGATGTCGTCAAAGGCCTTCTAACATTCATCGTACCACTCAATCGTTGCATTTTTACGAAGCAAGCAAAAAAGGGGTTGAcacttgtctgtcaggttcgcGATAAAGCACGCGATGTAGTTCAGTCGCCCCAAGAAGCTCCATACCTCGCGCACTGTCTATGGCGGAGGTAACTCCCTGATTACTTTCACCTTGTCGGGATCGACCTCGATGCCTCGTTTGCTGACCACAAATCCTAGCAGTTTCCCAGACTTTGCGCCGAATGTGCGTTTCGCTGGGTTGAGCCTaagcttgtacttcttgagacgTTCAAAGAGACGCTTCAGATTAACGAGGCGGTCCTCTCCCTCCttggacttggcgatcatgtcgtcgacgtagaccttaatctccttatgcatcatgtcgtgaAAGAGTGTGACCATGGCCCGCTGGTAGGTTGctccggcatttttgagaccaaaaggcatgaccttgtagcaaaaggTTCCCTATATCGTGATGAAggtcgttttgatcttgtcctcctcggccatccggtTTTGGTTATACCCAGAAAAGCTATCCATAAAGGAGAACTGAGTGTGGCGCACAGTGTTGTTGACCAAGACGTCGATGTGGGGCAGTGGGAAGTTGTCTTTAGGACTAGCCTTGTTGAGGTCCcggtagtcgacgcaaacCCAAACCCTTCCGTCCTTCTTCTCTACAGGCACAATatttgccacccattcggagtAATTGCAGACTTCTAAGAATCCCGCATTTATCTACTTGAcgacctcctccttgatgcggaggaggaggTCGGCTCGTTGCCGCCATAGGTGCTGTCGTTTGGGCGGGAAGCTTTCTGTATCGAGCGGGAGAaagtgcttgactatcgatGGATCCAAGCTCGGCATGTCAGCGTAGGACCAGacgaagacctcttggtactcctttaggaaatcgatcatccgggctctttgtgttgggtcgaggcCCATCCTGATCTTTAGCGTGTGGGGTTCCtcttcggtgcccacgttgattTCTTCTGTCGGCTCAACTGAGGTGAGTTGACGGTTCTCGAGGCGGTacaaactctcctctatctcaagcactcgaccgtcctcgtcgagcccatccccgaagtatatgggttggGGCTCTTCGAGGGGTTCTttggatgggttcgaatcgacgtgTCAAatatttggattcgagtggagcctggaaatttaAACGAGTCGTCttagaaatttttaaagtgctgcgaatgagtaagagagaagagaagaaggaagatgcagaaattcaaaaaatgcatgtagggatttcattgaAGATGAGAACATTGatgccataacaaaaacccctatTCCGTTGTGTGGCTTATGACTTTGtcgacacgcgggaaacatcatCTACAAAGatggccttacacatcggtGATTACAGCagagtagcgcgggactgaggttcAGTTATCGAGCTCCTCATTCTCCTGCGCGAGGCGGATGTAGACCCCTGAAGgagtctcctcggtgacggcgcatATGCCTGGCAGATCGACAGGTGCGATGTCTGAATTCGAGGAGGGGCCGTCAAGAGTACCTCCGCCGACGTGCGGCGATCCTAGAAAAAAGTGGGAAAGTGGCGGAACTAGGATGTCCCTGTTGATCTTTCCATAATGTGTTGCGAGACGGTGGAGGTGTTTGCCTCTGCGGGCTTCAATAATCTCGTGGTAGGAAGGGCGAAGACCGAGTCCCCTCTTGTTATTGTACTCTTCGATCtcgatggggcggttgatcccttgcCCATGTGCTCCGAGCTCGGAACCCGGGATGTAGTTGTGGCGCAACAAGACCTTCCCCACCATGCGGTCGGCGCAAGACAGACCGACctttccgtagtctcggatgacAGAGATGGTGTCGAACGAGTAGAAAGGGAGGTTCTGATCGTCTCCAATACTGATGTAGGGGGCAGCCGTCTCATTGTAAATCGCATAGTCCTCCTCACCTTTGACTGTGATGAATCGCTCTTCAACGATGAACTTAAGTTTCTGATGCAAAGTGGAGGGGACTGCGCCCGTTGAATAGATCCACggcctcccgagcagcaaGTTGAAGGCATTCAGGATGTCGAGGACCTGGAAAGTGACGCCGAATGAGCATGGGCCTACATCGATCAGAAGGTCAATCTCTCCGTTCACTTCCCTCCGCGAGCCATCGAAAGCTCAAACCGCTGTCTTGCTCGAACGAATACGATTCAAATCCACATTCATTTGCTTCAAGGTCGAAACAGGGCATACATTGAGAGCCGAACCATtatcgatcatgacccggcctaCCACGAAATTATTGCACTTACAGAtgatgtgcaacgcccgcgaGTGTGCGTACCCTTCGGAGGGAAGTTCGTCATCCGAGAATGAAATGTTGTTGGAGAAGATTGAGCCAACGGTCAATTCAATGAGATCTGGAGCCATCTCCTTGGGGACCTGTGCCGCTGTCACGACCTTTAGGAGTGCTTCACGATGTGGCTCTAAACCCAAGAGGAGGGCGAGTAGTGAAATGTGGGCTAGagacttgcccatttgttcAACAACCTTGTACTCACTTGCCTTGATAATCTTCATAAAAGCCTCGGCTTCCTCTTCGGTCATCTTCTTTTGGGGGATCGGTGTAGCTTCAGGGGCGATTTCCAATGCCGCAGTAGGGCTTTTCCTTTGTTCGCGGTCTCCGGATTTTCGTATACCCGACCCGAGCGCGTCATGCCCATGACGCTGAATTGATGCTTGAGGTTCCCGACACTCTTTTCATAGGTCCACAGGACCTTGCTATCTTGATATGACTCTTGTACGGGGACTTCTATCATCAATGGGGCGGGCGTGGCACCGAACCCTGCGTACCCTACAGTGGTTTCCGCGAGAACATATTCGATTATGAACGGGGCGGATACCTCCTGTCCGGTCTCGTACTCCCCTATGGCGCAAACACTGATCATATTAAAGCTTGGTCCCGAGCTTGACCCGTGATCGGGGAGAGGATTGGCTTGCACGCTCGGGggcttgacggcgttgaaCGTGAGTTGCTTGTCATCGATCATTTGTTGGATTCTCTCCCGCAGCTtccaacaattgtcggtgGTGTGGCCGAGTGCGCCTTGATGGTACTCACAGCGCCGACTCTGATCCTGGATGGTCGGGTCGAAATCAGGGTTTGGCGCTATTGATTGAATCTTGTTGCCCACGAGGAGTTGCCGGTATATGTGGGAGAGCGGGGCCGATAGGGGTGTGAACTGTTTACGTGGCCGTGGTTGTGTTGCGCCGCCCTGTTGGTCCTGTGGGGCTGGGGCCTGTTGCACcggctgaggagttctcgaagccgATGGCCTATTTTGTTGGGTCGGAGGAGGAGCAAGGGGCGTAAATGTGGGCTTATTGCTGCGGGGCCGGTGACGGAAAGGAAGTCGACGAGGTAGAATAGTAAACTTGCTGCGTTGAGAGTTGTTGCTGATAATGCATCGGAGGTGGAACATACGCCTGAGTGGCCGGTGGTGCGGGCGTGTAATTAATGGAATATTGATGGGGGCCTGGCACCCTGAGTTGACAGTATTAACGGACGCGTCCCTTCCTCTCCTGCTTCCCGCGGAGGGTGTCCTAGTAGCAGCCTTCTTCAAGGACTCTCCCTCTTTATTCTCGGCCGGTCCTTCTATCTTGCTGAGTTTAACGCCCAtgtcgagctttttcccggcgtCGATAAGGTTAGAAAATGAAGACGTGTGGGCCAACAGGTGCAAGTAGTAGGCCCCTCTAAGAGCAAAGTGAAATAATTAGATATGCTGCGCCTCACTGATTGGAGGGACATGCTTCGTCGCTTTAGCCCGCCACTTCACTGCATAGGCTTCAAAGCCCTGACCCTCGGTCATTTCCATAGTGCTGAGCTCCAACAGAGTCGGGGGCGCCTCCACACAGTACctgtactggtcgatgaatttgctTGAGAGGTCCGCCCACGTGGGGATATACAGCTTTCAGTGACATGTACCAATCAAGGGCCGTTCTCGCCAAACTGTCTTGGAACGTGTGGATGACAAACTCTTCGTAGTCCCAGTACTGCAGCATCTTTCCTCTGTggtgacggagatggtgacgaGGGTCGGTCGTGCTGTGGTACTTTTGGAATTCAGGCACCTTAATCTTTGGGGGTAGCCGCATATCCAGGAAAAGACTCCAATCGCCGTCGCCGGTATCGTGGCGGGAGCCGCCTAATTGTAGGACTCGGAAGttctcttccatcttctttAATCTCTGCTCCTGTTCGGTCTCCGTTTCAGGGAGAATATTTATGGGTTGGCGTGCCTGGTTCAGGGATGGGAATATTTATGGGAGGTAGAGTTGGGTAAAAAAAGCTgatatggggttgtggagcttggaatggGAGATGTGTGAGTATGAGCGTGGGGGCTCGGTGCCGGGAAGACCGTTGGCGGAGGAGCTGCGTAAAAAGGAGCCGGAACTGGTATGGACATCAGCGGCAGTGCAAG from Punica granatum isolate Tunisia-2019 chromosome 3, ASM765513v2, whole genome shotgun sequence includes:
- the LOC116200431 gene encoding uncharacterized protein LOC116200431 codes for the protein MIAKSKEGEDRLVNLKRLFERLKKYKLRLNPAKRTFGAKSGKLLGFVVSKRGIEVDPDKRLRQYPLYHIIRLLSKADPLKYLLGSPSFMRNIAKWRCQLTEYDIEYVSSTSVKGQAIADHLAEFPIEDDTPINSDFQDEEILQVDEKEDGTAWKMYFDGAVNSTGSGIGAACILGLPTAIDFKVKEVKVFGDSMLTIFQILGQWKTKDAKLVPYHEYLEELVKNFKKISFTYTSRIKNQFADTLATLASMEGT